Proteins encoded in a region of the Alosa sapidissima isolate fAloSap1 chromosome 19, fAloSap1.pri, whole genome shotgun sequence genome:
- the cfl2 gene encoding cofilin-2 codes for MASGVTVNDEVIKVFNDMKVRKSSSSDEVKKRKKAVLFCLSDDKKKIIVEEGKQILVGDIGETVEDPYACFVKLLPLNDCRYGLYDATYETKESKKEDLVFIFWAPEGAPLKSKMIYASSKDAIKKKFTGIKHEWQVNGLDDIQDRSTLAEKLGGNVVVSLEGRPL; via the exons ATG GCCTCAGGTGTCACAGTGAATGATGAAGTCATCAAGGTCTTCAATGACATGAAAGTGCGTAAGTCTTCATCCTCTGATGAGGTAAAGAAGCGCAAGAAGGCTGTCCTTTTCTGTCTCAGTGACGACAAGAAGAAAATCATTGTGGAGGAGGGCAAGCAGATTCTGGTGGGTGACATTGGGGAGACCGTGGAGGACCCTTATGCTTGCTTTGTCAAGCTCCTACCTCTGAATGATTGCAGATATGGCTTATACGATGCCACCTATGAGACGAAAGAGTCTAAGAAGGAGGACCTCGTATTTATTTTTTG GGCACCAGAAGGGGCACCTCTCAAGAGCAAAATGATATATGCTAGTTCTAAAGATGCCATCAAAAAGAAGTTTACAG GTATCAAGCACGAATGGCAAGTCAATGGTTTAGATGACATTCAGGACCGTTCAACTCTGGCAGAAAAGCTGGGAGGCAACGTGGTTGTATCGCTTGAAGGGAGACCATtgtaa
- the LOC121693776 gene encoding E2F-associated phosphoprotein, translating into MNRKEDYDSYEIEEPSDEERASSSSEDELDILLNGTPEQKKKLLREYLTGESESSSCDEFEKEMEAELTTTMNSIEGNWAAPLGQAGVSTGTSGGSDPSGTQPQQVYDSIYFDSDSDSDQEGKAGSSKSQRKKQHVIPTNDELLYDPDEDDRDQAWADAKRRRYSRCQATVGRNRMRSQALPSSDAVLNCPSCMTTLCLDCQRHEKYRTQYRAMFVMNCDVNKEEILRYKAPQKKQKQTRKKRKHDQTDTEPEAAQPGTTDSRLGGMDEDEIYHPVLCTECSTEVAVYDKDEVYHFFNILASHS; encoded by the exons ATGAATCGAAAGGAGGACTATGACTCTTACGAAATTGAGGAGCCAAGCGACGAGGAGAGAGCTAGTAGCAG ctctgaagATGAACTTGACATTCTCCTCAATGGAACTCCAGAACAGAAGAAGAAGCTCCTTCGAGAATATCTTACAGGAGAGAGCGAGTCTTCCAGTTGTGACGAATTtgagaaagagatggaagcAGAGCTCACTACTACCATGAACTCTATCGAAGGCAACTGGGCAGCTCCTCTTGGACAAG CTGGTGTGTCCACAGGAACAAGTGGAGGCTCCGATCCATCTGGCACACAGCCACAACAGGTGTATGATAGCATCTACTTTGACTCTGACTCTGATTCAGATCAGGAGGGAAAAGCAG GAAGCTCCAAGTCTCAGAGAAAGAAACAGCATGTCATCCCTACAAATGACGAGCTATTGTACGATCCAGATGAAGATGACCGTGATCAAGCTTGGGCAGATGCCAAGAGGAGAAG GTACAGCCGATGCCAAGCAACCGTGGGAAGGAACAGGATGCGGTCGCAGGCTCTCCCCTCCAGTGATGCTGTACTGAACTGCCCCTCATGCATGACCACACTATGTCTGGACTGTCAGAG ACATGAAAAATACAGGACACAGTACAGAGCAATGTTTGTAATGAACTGTGATGTCAACAAAGAGGAGATTCTGAGGTACAAAGCACCACAGAAGAAGCAGAAACAAACCAGGAAGAAACGTAAACATGATCAGACAGATACAGAGCCTGAGGCTGCCCAGCCAGGAACCACAGACAGTCGTTTGGGAGGGATGGATGAGGACGAGATCTACCACCCAGTGTTGTGTACAGAGTGTTCCACCGAGGTGGCTGTGTACGACAAGGATGAGGTTTACCATTTCTTCAACATACTGGCTAGCCACAGTTGA
- the sptssa gene encoding serine palmitoyltransferase small subunit A, translated as MALGDAWKQISWFYYQYLLVTALYMLEPWERTIFNSLLISVAGMAVYTGYVFMPQHIMAILHYFEVI; from the exons ATGGCGCTTGGGGATGCCTGGAAACAGATTTCTTGGTTTTATTACCAGTATTTACTCGTCACAGCGTTGTATATGCTGGAGCCCTGGGAGAGGACAATCTTCA ATTCGCTCTTGATCTCTGTAGCAGGAATGGCAGTATACACAGGGTATGTGTTCATGCCCCAACACATCATGGCCATTCTGCACTACTTTGAAGTGATTTAG
- the snx6 gene encoding sorting nexin-6 has translation MGCGCRRAARAVCVPEELGRGPEGPAPAVAAASAVSPAAASPFGEFDLPAASSNPLLISCIQTINLDLYSNRLTAVITLLYYRLGLVTLTRLACYLQSSVFTRHRKLLLQILLPHVTRLHQIRTPPVAAMMQEGLDDGPDFLSEEERGPRAVNVDLQTDATLQVDISDALSERDKVKFTVHTKTTLPNFKQNEFSVVRQHEEFIWLHDSFVENEEYAGYIIPPAPPRPDFDASREKLQKLGEGEGSMTKEEFTKMKQELEAEYLAIFKKTVAMHEVFLCRVAAHPVLRKDMNFHVFLEYNQDLSVRGKNKKEKLEDFFKNVVKSADGVLVAGVKDVDDFFEHEKTFLIEYHNRVKDASVKSDRMIRSHKSAADDINRIASTMYSIGTQDSTDMCKFFLKVSELFEKTRKIEARVAADEDLKLADLLKYYLRESQAAKDLLYRRGRALVDYENANKALDKARAKNKDVLQAETSQQLCCQKFEKISESAKQELIDFKTRRVAAFRKNLVELAELELKHAKGNLQLLQSCLGVLKGDT, from the exons ATGGGCTGCGGTTGTCGGCGAGCCGCGAGAGCCGTGTGTGTTCCAGAGGAGCTGGGCAGGGGGCCAGAGGGGCCTGCTCCTGCCGTCGCTGCTGCCTCTGCTGTCtctcctgctgctgcttctcCCTTTGGAGAATTTGATCTGCCGGCAGCGAGCAGCAATCCTCTGCTG ATATCATGTATACAAACAATAAACCTAGATCTGTATTCCAATAGGCTAACAGCTGTTATAACACTACTTTATTACAGGTTAGGCCTGGTTACCTTGACTCGGCTTGCATGCTACCTACAGTCCAGTGTTTTTACCAGACATCGAAAGCTCCTCCTTCAAATCCTGCTGCCGCACGTCACACGACTTCATCAGATTCGTACTCCACCCGTAGCAGCCATGATG CAAGAAGGGCTGGACGACGGTCCCGATTTCCTCTctgaagaggagaggggt CCAAGGGCAGTCAACGTGGATCTCCAAACTGATGCAACTTTACAAGTGGATATTTCCGATGCACTTAGTGAGCGTGATAAGGTCAAGTTCACAGTTCATACAAAG ACCACTCTCCCCAACTTCAAACAGAATGAGTTTTCTGTTGTACGCCAGCACGAAGAGTTCATCTGGCTTCACGACTCCTTTGTGGAGAATGAGGAATATGCGGGTTACATT ATTCCGCCAGCTCCACCACGACCAGACTTCGACGCCTCCCGCGAAAAGCTTCAGAAGCTGGGCGAAGGGGAGGGCTCCATGACAAAGGAGGAATTTACCAAAATGAAGCAGGAGCTTGAGGC TGAATACCTGGCCATTTTCAAGAAGACAGTGGCTATGCACGAGGTGTTTCTGTGTCGGGTGGCTGCTCATCCTGTCCTGCGCAAAGACATGAATTTTCATGTGTTTTTAGAGTATAACCAAGAT cTGAGTGTACGAGGCAAGAACAAGAAGGAGAAGCTGGAGGACTTCTTCAAGAATGTGGTGAAGTCAGCAGACGGCGTGTTGGTGGCCGGAGTGAAG GACGTAGATGACTTCTTCGAGCACGAGAAGACATTCCTTATAGAATACCATAACCGGGTTAAAGACGCCTCAGTGAAATCAGATAGAATGATCAGATCTCACAAAA GCGCCGCAGACGACATCAACAGAATTGCCTCCACAATGTACAGCATTGGGACCCAGGATTCAACAGACATGTGCAA ATTCTTCCTGAAGGTGTCGGAGCTCTTTGAGAAAACACGG AAAATTGAGGCACGTGTAGCAGCTGATGAGGACCTGAAACTTGCTGACCTGTTGAAGTACTACCTCAGGGAGTCACAAGCTGCAAAG GACCTTTTGTATAGACGGGGGAGGGCGCTTGTTGATTACGAAAACGCAAACAAAGCTCTCGACAAAGCAAGGGCTAAGAACAAAGATGTTCTTCAAGCAGAAACCTCCCAGCAGTTGTGCTGTCAGAAATTTGAGAAAATTTCCGAGTCAGCCAAACAAG AATTGATAGATTTCAAGACAAGACGAGTAGCAGCCTTCCGGAAGAATTTGGTGGAGCTGGCAGAGCTGGAGCTCAAACACGCCAAG GGTAATCTTCAACTGTTGCAAAGCTGTCTCGGGGTCCTAAAAGGAGATACTTAA